A single genomic interval of Ischnura elegans chromosome 3, ioIscEleg1.1, whole genome shotgun sequence harbors:
- the LOC124156063 gene encoding jerky protein homolog-like, which translates to MEAAIGSKRKRKTLSLQQKVELLKKLDRGVSVLKLREEYGVGQSTIYDIKGQREKLLQFVSESDSLAGISKRRNIRGPSNNEVDKVVYEWFRQRRSEGVPISGGIIMEKAKYFHKELQITSPCEYTTGWLQKFKQRHGIRYLKVTGEKLSADHDAAEDYVNELAKLVDEHNLSPDQIYNMDETGLFWRCLPRNTFVCRDEKTASGAKESMERVTIAACSNAAGSHKCKLMVIGKSAKPRVFKGIHQFPVIYRANKRAWITQELFKEWFHTNFVKEVRKNFKALGLPENAKILLLLDNCPAHPPAETLVEENVIVSFLPPNCTALIQPLDQGIINSLKCHYRSEVMKNIINRDTAFSYEEFKKEFTLKNAVWCIAEAWDKVTPQVLKRCWSNLLPDFQNRCEETDDIPEFDGFQGPSNDPVSHFINFVKELDADISDEDLKEWNACDNNAPVYQSLTDGEIMDAVTGSTVDEDVTDSDCSSDEEKITTSDAITYAEKLIKYLEQRPSSSNDMEVLHMHRLKNNLIQERRSRWKQVKLTDLMKNAPTAKCADVAATDTACHSTHGK; encoded by the coding sequence ATGGAAGCAGCGAtcggatccaagagaaagaggaaaactcTCTCCCTTCAACAAAAAGtggagttattgaaaaaattggatcgagGTGTTAGTGTGTTAAAGCTTCGTGAGGAGTATGGTGTCGGGCAATCGACCATTTATGACATTAAGGGACAGAGAGAAAAACTTTTGCAGTTCGTTTCGGAGTCTGACTCGTTGGCCGGAATttccaaaagaagaaatatacggGGGCCGAGTAACAATGAAGTGGATAAGGTGGTATACGAATGGTTCCGGCAGCGACGAAGTGAAGGAGTTCCAATTTCCGgaggaataataatggaaaaagctaaatatttccaCAAGGAATTACAAATCACGTCACCGTGCGAATATACGACAGGGTGGCTACAAAAATTTAAACAGCGCCATGGCATTCGATATCTGAAGGTTACCGGAGAAAAACTGTCAGCAGATCACGATGCTGCGGAAGATTACGTCAATGAGCTGGCAAAGTTGGTGGATGAACATAATCTTTCACCGGATCAGATTTACAACATGGACGAGACTGGATTGTTCTGGCGCTGTCTTCCCCGAAATACGTTCGTTTGCCGCGATGAAAAGACTGCGAGCGGAGCGAAAGAATCAATGGAAAGGGTCACCATCGCAGCCTGTTCCAATGCTGCCGGGAGCCATAAATGCAAGCTCATGGTCATCGGTAAAAGTGCAAAACCACGCGTATTTAAGGGTATACACCAGTTTCCTGTGATTTACAGAGCCAATAAGCGAGCTTGGATTACGcaagaattatttaaggaatggtTTCATACTAACTTTGTCAAAGAGGtccgaaaaaatttcaaggctcttggactgcctgaaaatgcaaaaattttattgttgttggACAACTGCCCTGCTCATCCTCCAGCAGAAACTCTCGTCGAGGAGAATGTTATAGTGTCTTTTTTGCCGCCGAACTGTACTGCTCTAATCCAGCCACTTGATCAGGGGATAATAAATAGCCTTAAGTGTCACTATCGaagtgaagttatgaaaaatatcatcaaccgTGACACTGCTTTCTCCTATGAAGAATTTAAGAAGGAATTTACCCTTAAAAATGCAGTATGGTGTATTGCCGAAGCGTGGGATAAGGTTactccccaggttttgaaaagATGTTGGAGTAATTTGCTGCCGGATTTTCAAAACCGCTGTGAGGAAACTGACGACATACCAGAATTTGATGGCTTCCAGGGTCCGTCGAATGATCccgtttctcattttataaattttgtgaaagagcTGGATGCCGACATAAGTGATGAAGATCTAAAAGAATGGAATGCCTGCGACAATAATGCCCCAGTGTACCAAAGCTTGACCGATGGAGAGATAATGGATGCAGTCACGGGTTCGACAGTTGATGAAGACGTGACCGACAGTGACTGCAGCTCTGATGAGGAGAAAATTACTACGTCGGACGCAATCACTTATGCAGAAAAACTCATAAAGTACTTGGAGCAGAGGCCCTCTTCTTCCAACGATATGGAGGTATTACACATGCATaggttgaaaaacaatttaatacaagAGAGACGCAGCCGCTGGAAACAGGTCAAACTTACCGACCTCATGAAGAACGCACCAACAGCCAAGTGCGCGGATGTTGCTGCCACAGATACTGCGTGCCACTCCACCCATggcaaataa